The DNA window ACTGATGAGCAACAACTGCCAGTTTGCCTCTCTATGCCTGTCAGTCAGTCAAGGGGCCTGGCACTAGACACTGCAACAGAGGATGTTCCCCGCTGACACAAAAAAACACTGGAGTGGTACATAATGCACAGAACAGAAGAACATTTCCTCTGGAAAAATGTGAAGCACGGAGCCTAAAAGGTCACGGGGCCTATTTTTGCAGCCTATATTCGAGTCAGGTAATTGTTTCCGTAAGGCACTCGTAACTTGAATATTTATCTGGCATAGAACACACAACAAGCCGACTAGGTAAATCAACTATTCTACTACGGGGTTGTCAGATTTTCCTACTTTATTACTCGTTTCGTTTGAAGAGGAAAAATAAAATGTGGACTGTTACAGCATCTTCAACGTGTGCCCCAGCAGAAATATTTTTTCCATGTTCCATATTTTTGGGCCGTGGTGAAAATTATTTTGCCGTGGCGCAGCGCCACAGCTATATGACTGCATTGGAAGCACTGAAACAGATGCAAAGTTACAGCCAAGTCTCGCCAGCCAGGGCCACAGTGTGGTTTTGGTTGAGGCATTGCAGTTTCATACGCCACTCAGCTCCTGACAAGGGACGGTGGGTGACTGACAACAACGAACTTCGATTAAGTTTCAGGCAGAGAGAGTGAAAAAAGTACGTATGGCAGAAGAACATGACAACTGGTAGTGATTTCTGGTTCTGCATTGCCGTTTTTAAAACACAGCAACTTAGGAATGGCAAAACTGGGTAACTTACACGTTCAAATACaactaaaatctatttttcaaaaGGCTAAAAAGTAAAGTTAAGCTCATGAATCAACAAAGAGCAGAACCAGagctttcaaaataaaaaaacatgttctGCAAAAACTATTTTTTGAAAAAGCCCGTAAGGCAAGTTGGGCTCGTAAATCAACAAAAAAGGTCAAACGATTGTAGGTATCTAGGACATGCGACCGAAAACAAACTGCCTGTGCTGCTGCATATATGCTGCCTAGTCTAGGCTATATTTCAGTCTATAAAACCGGTATATGGAAACCACCAAGAGATTTGAGACACTTTACGGTTTCCTCTAACGCTTGCCGACCCCGACGAGCACTCAATTCAGGAACTGAAAGTTTTAGCATATGAACAGGAAGTGTGAGTGACACCTCTCACCCCTAACAACCCTAACCCCGACAACCCTAACCTTGACAACCCTAACTCTATGATAATTTAGGATGTGATCATCTGCTTTGAAGTCTAGTTCCTAAACTGTATACACTAAAACGACTATTTTCAGTCAAAGGTCACCATCTGTAAAGCTCCTATGCCAGACTGTAGTCAAGCCTTCAATATATCTGTTTGTAGGCCtatctaaaaaaataaaaaaatatttaaaaaaaacttgacTCCTGTATCAAATGTATACACATCATACAGCCTAACAGTCCTTGAGCAATCCACTTGGCTAGACTTACCCCCCCGAAAAAACACCCAACAGCACTGCACCAACTCCAAGCCCATCCTCTCAGACCCTTTTCCTAAGTGGGGTCTACTAGCTAAGTGAATGGAAATTCTGATAGCATGAAATGTGGCAAAacaccatttacatttacatttaagtcatttagcagacgctcttatccagagcgacttacaaacacCAGCTCCAGCCTCCACCATACTTCAACGAGGAAGCCTTTTTCTAGGTCAGGAGctaacaaattattattattttttttaaacaggtcaagCACACAGGAGGACTAATACAAAAGGAATATCTAGCCTCCAGTGTAGAAGGTGGCTGGCTATAAGCTTATTTCGCAAGTTTGTTACAGAGGCCATCGACTTAGAAATTGCCTTAAAGGCcgagtgcagtcaaaaacgtgactTGCCTGTGATGTACGTGTGTACTGTGAAATAGTGAAAAttatgtttggggggggggggggggaaacaccTGAAATGTCTGCCTTTTTTTGGTAGAACGGGAGTTGTGTCtggcctggtgacatcaccaggcgataAAGTGGTTAATAGGCCAATAAGAAATAGaattccaaacctctgccaataacagctacttTTCAGTTTTCACCCGCCCCACTAAGCCCACTCCGACAGTCCTAGCAAaactcttgcttgagaaattgctctttgctaagaagctatttttgtttctttttgaccatgtCAATATAATAAAATCATAGTAAGATACTTAATTGacacccagaaatgatttgatattgaaataaaaacatctgcattggacctttaacgtGTTATGGCAACAGAATTAGGATAGCTGGAGATTAGCCTGGGTCAAGTCAGCAACATTGTATTTAGACTAACAACTGAAAACAGAATACATCAAAGCAACACGAGTACACACACTTCTGTACACCAGTAAGGAGTTAATGTATGCTCATTGCTATCTAACCCAGGTGTTAAGTTGGGGGGGGGTTTACTTGGGCTACACTCCAGCTCCCTTTCGAGTCTGCCTACTGAGAAACATATTTCCTTCCTGTGTGCCCCTCTGCTCCCATGTACAGCTAtgctacatcccaaatgacacgctagtccctacatagtgctctacttttgaacagagccctggaAGAAAGACCCGTTTGTCTGTCCAGCCACGCCAACCAAACCACTGACAAGACGTCATCGTGACAAGAGGAAAGGAATAGGAGATCTCCAGTCCATCTACATGTCCAGggagctggctggctggatgctACATGCAGCCATGAGTTCAAAGACAGACCCTCCCCctcgtgaacacacacacatgcttatgccccccccccccacgcttcATAAAACCACTCCACAGCTGCAATGTTTTTCCACACTGCTATAAAAGCCTGCCAATTCAAATCAatctttatttgtcaaatgctccgaatacaacaagtgtagaccttacagtgaaatacttacttacaagcccttaattgtACAAGCTATTGTACTGCTTAAAAGAGAGAAACAGTGCCAAAATGATTTAAACCTCAACATATGAGATTAAGCTATTGTTTCGCAATAGCTATTATTAGCTAGGCCTCAGTCATGCGTCTGAATGGCCCTGCCCCTGAGAGTCTCCAGTATGTGGCCCAACAGCATTTTGTTGACTTTCTAGCCAGGTTATTCCCTTCCATATGATAAATGAACTGTGACAGGGTAAAAGGTGGTGGCTTACCTGTCCTCGTCCCCGTCTATGGCTATTCCAAACAGGCTGTTCACAGAGGGGTTGTTGGCCAGCTGCAGGCTCTCAGGGATCTTCATCAGGTTTTTCTCGGAGAAGGCGGGAGGCTGGCCCTCCTCCACATGGCTGAACCCGGCCGCCGGGAGGCCCTGCGCCCCCCTGCCATCGCGGGCCTGTTGCCCGGGCAGCAAGGAGGCAGTCAGGTTTGGCATGACAGTGGGGGCTAATGTGGTGGCGCTGGAGGCACTGGGCACAATGGTGGGTACGTTTTGGGTGCCGGGGGGCGAAGGGTGGAGGCTGACGGGTTGACGAATACCCGTGGGGGCATACTGACCTACAAGCTGTTGCAGAGTAGAGCTTCCGCCCAGTACCATGGATGACCCAACACCTCCACCCATCAGGCCTGAAGCTGGCTGACTGACAGGTAAAGAACCTCCTCCCCCCACCGCCGCCATCTCCCCTACCTGCCCCAGCATCGGAACCCCGGTGGCGGGAGTCATGACCAGTGACGGGCCCTGACCCACAGTCTGTCCCACATAGAGGGTCTGGCCGGCTGAGGCCACTGCCTGCATGCCAGGCTGGTTCTGTTGGTGTTGGTAGTAGTCTGCCTGGTTCTGGGGCAGGCCTGGGGGCTGGTTGGGCAGGTGCTGTCCCAGTGGAAGCTGCTGTAGCATGGCCTGCTGCTGGGGAGGGTAAGCCAGCGTCTGGGTCTGGGCTGCAGGGGTCATGCTTGGGGATTTCTGTATGTGAATGCCACTTTGAGGAAGACCGTTGAGCCCCACAGAAAAGAGGGTCTGGTTGGCAGCGGGTTGGATAGTACTCAGCGTTGGCTGCTGACCAGGGACAGCCATGAGGTTGTTGGTGGGGAAAATGTTGTGTGTGGCTGTTCCAGGCTGCCCAATGTTGTAATTTTGGTGGTGGGGCTGCTGCTGTTGCAGTGTGTCCATTGGGTGAACGTGCAAGGCATTAAGAGCAGCAGCGTCCACTATGGAGTCTAGGCCCTGGCCGGAGTGAGTCGACGGTGCAACCACCGTACCACCCGTCAACCCCAGCCCGCTGTCCCTGTCAGCGCTGGGGTCAAACGCATTGGCATGCCTAATGTTATCCGTAGTCCTGTTAACCACAGTGTTACCCTCTGAGTCTTTCTCATAGAACTCTGTGCAAGTCCATCGGCCCTTTCTGAAGGGCTCTCCAGTACCATGGTCAAGTTTGATGACCCTGAAACGTGAACTGCAACTTGCTGTCGATGACGAAGTAGGGGTTAAACTAGTCACTACGGGCTGGGATGTGCTCACTGACACTGTTGTAACCCCCCAACTGGCCACTGGGGCAGGCTGTGGCATGAGCCCGGACTGAGCAATAGGG is part of the Salmo trutta chromosome 31, fSalTru1.1, whole genome shotgun sequence genome and encodes:
- the LOC115170066 gene encoding TSC22 domain family protein 2 isoform X1, with product MSKMPAKKKSCFQITSVTQAQVAASSATDDTESLDDPDESRTEDVSSEIFDVSRADFEPEVCDRSSSEETLNHVGEQEAPGVMAPPRSVPKVGQIPAMSGPPNEGFAIRKAGVAGSPHVSQQTLGSGSSSGLPIAQSGLMPQPAPVASWGVTTVSVSTSQPVVTSLTPTSSSTASCSSRFRVIKLDHGTGEPFRKGRWTCTEFYEKDSEGNTVVNRTTDNIRHANAFDPSADRDSGLGLTGGTVVAPSTHSGQGLDSIVDAAALNALHVHPMDTLQQQQPHHQNYNIGQPGTATHNIFPTNNLMAVPGQQPTLSTIQPAANQTLFSVGLNGLPQSGIHIQKSPSMTPAAQTQTLAYPPQQQAMLQQLPLGQHLPNQPPGLPQNQADYYQHQQNQPGMQAVASAGQTLYVGQTVGQGPSLVMTPATGVPMLGQVGEMAAVGGGGSLPVSQPASGLMGGGVGSSMVLGGSSTLQQLVGQYAPTGIRQPVSLHPSPPGTQNVPTIVPSASSATTLAPTVMPNLTASLLPGQQARDGRGAQGLPAAGFSHVEEGQPPAFSEKNLMKIPESLQLANNPSVNSLFGIAIDGDEDSASGASVVAIDNKIEQAMDLVKSHLMYAVREEVEVLKEQIKELFERNSMLEQENAVLKSLANSDQLSELSVRPAATNSSCSTPPQQGVGQGQPQLQAQPQTQPQTQPQLQAQPQTQPQLQAQPQTQPQLQAQPQTQPQLQAQPQTQPQLQAQLQTQQPPLHPQQLQPQQLQPHQLQPQPQLDASQPLLQPQPNGNSA
- the LOC115170066 gene encoding TSC22 domain family protein 2 isoform X3, which produces MSKMPAKKKSCFQITSVTQAQVAASSATDDTESLDDPDESRTEDVSSEIFDVSRADFEPEVCDRSSSEETLNHVGEQEAPGVMAPPRSVPKVGQIPAMSGPPNEGFAIRKAGVAGSPHVSQQTLGSGSSSGLPIAQSGLMPQPAPVASWGVTTVSVSTSQPVVTSLTPTSSSTASCSSRFRVIKLDHGTGEPFRKGRWTCTEFYEKDSEGNTVVNRTTDNIRHANAFDPSADRDSGLGLTGGTVVAPSTHSGQGLDSIVDAAALNALHVHPMDTLQQQQPHHQNYNIGQPGTATHNIFPTNNLMAVPGQQPTLSTIQPAANQTLFSVGLNGLPQSGIHIQKSPSMTPAAQTQTLAYPPQQQAMLQQLPLGQHLPNQPPGLPQNQADYYQHQQNQPGMQAVASAGQTLYVGQTVGQGPSLVMTPATGVPMLGQVGEMAAVGGGGSLPVSQPASGLMGGGVGSSMVLGGSSTLQQLVGQYAPTGIRQPVSLHPSPPGTQNVPTIVPSASSATTLAPTVMPNLTASLLPGQQARDGRGAQGLPAAGFSHVEEGQPPAFSEKNLMKIPESLQLANNPSVNSLFGIAIDGDEDSASGASVVAIDNKIEQAMDLVKSHLMYAVREEVEVLKEQIKELFERNSMLEQENAVLKSLANSDQLSELSVRPAATNSSCSTPPQQGVGQGQPQLQAQPQTQPQTQPQLQAQPQTQPQLQAQLQTQQPPLHPQQLQPQQLQPHQLQPQPQLDASQPLLQPQPNGNSA
- the LOC115170066 gene encoding TSC22 domain family protein 2 isoform X2; its protein translation is MSKMPAKKKSCFQITSVTQAQVAASSATDDTESLDDPDESRTEDVSSEIFDVSRADFEPEVCDRSSSEETLNHVGEQEAPGVMAPPRSVPKVGQIPAMSGPPNEGFAIRKAGVAGSPHVSQQTLGSGSSSGLPIAQSGLMPQPAPVASWGVTTVSVSTSQPVVTSLTPTSSSTASCSSRFRVIKLDHGTGEPFRKGRWTCTEFYEKDSEGNTVVNRTTDNIRHANAFDPSADRDSGLGLTGGTVVAPSTHSGQGLDSIVDAAALNALHVHPMDTLQQQQPHHQNYNIGQPGTATHNIFPTNNLMAVPGQQPTLSTIQPAANQTLFSVGLNGLPQSGIHIQKSPSMTPAAQTQTLAYPPQQQAMLQQLPLGQHLPNQPPGLPQNQADYYQHQQNQPGMQAVASAGQTLYVGQTVGQGPSLVMTPATGVPMLGQVGEMAAVGGGGSLPVSQPASGLMGGGVGSSMVLGGSSTLQQLVGQYAPTGIRQPVSLHPSPPGTQNVPTIVPSASSATTLAPTVMPNLTASLLPGQQARDGRGAQGLPAAGFSHVEEGQPPAFSEKNLMKIPESLQLANNPSVNSLFGIAIDGDEDSASGASVVAIDNKIEQAMDLVKSHLMYAVREEVEVLKEQIKELFERNSMLEQENAVLKSLANSDQLSELSVRPAATNSSCSTPPQQGVGQGQPQLQAQPQTQPQTQPQLQAQPQTQPQLQAQPQTQPQLQAQPQTQPQLQAQLQTQQPPLHPQQLQPQQLQPHQLQPQPQLDASQPLLQPQPNGNSA